Part of the Tetragenococcus koreensis genome, AGTTACTTTATCATCATCTTTTACTATATTCTAATATAATTGTTTTCTAATGTAAATAAATTAGTTTCGAATGAAACTTAATTTCTTTCGTTAGTACTATTTTGTGTTATTATACTATGTAAAAGTGGACTGAACTATAAAATAGCACTGCCAATGATAACTTAAAGCTTCAGAGAAATATGATACAATGATAATAATATGAAAAACTTGCTTAAATTAAAGGAGGAGAAGGATGCAATCGGTTATTTTTGATTTTAATGGGACTTTATTTAGTGATTCGGCGTTGCATGAACGTGCTTGGCAACAATTTATTCAAGGTCTAATTGGTCGTAAATTTACTAAGGAAGAATTTGATCAAATCCACGGACGCACCAATCATCTAAATATGGAAAGAATTTTAGGAAAGAAGCTTACGGAAGAAGAAGCTAACAAGTTGTCGGAAGAAAAAGAAGCGTTCTATCGCCAACTAGTACTAAAAGAACAACAAACACAGCTAATCGCAGGAGTAACTAATTATTTTGATTACTTACAAGACAACCACCAACCAATGAACATTGCGACCGTTTCTCCCAAAGTCAATCTGGATTTTTATTTCGAATTGTTCCATTTAGATCGCTGGTTTGATTATAAGAAAGTCGTTTATAACGATGGTTTGTTAGAAAGTAAGCCCGCACCTGATTTTTATGTCCAAGCTGCTTTGAATGTGGGGGCAGATCCTAAAGAAATGATTATTTTTGAAGATTCACCGATTGGGTTACAAGGTGCTTATAATGCTCAGGCGAAGCGAATTATTGCTGTGGCAACC contains:
- a CDS encoding HAD family hydrolase, which gives rise to MQSVIFDFNGTLFSDSALHERAWQQFIQGLIGRKFTKEEFDQIHGRTNHLNMERILGKKLTEEEANKLSEEKEAFYRQLVLKEQQTQLIAGVTNYFDYLQDNHQPMNIATVSPKVNLDFYFELFHLDRWFDYKKVVYNDGLLESKPAPDFYVQAALNVGADPKEMIIFEDSPIGLQGAYNAQAKRIIAVATDNNHEKLKKTGLVDFVIDDFTDPRVKKIV